A stretch of Caenorhabditis elegans chromosome IV DNA encodes these proteins:
- the srd-23 gene encoding Serpentine Receptor, class D (Delta) (Confirmed by transcript evidence), with protein MYFGTYQIIHAILSIFGVGINIFLLFLALTKSPKIMRPCSALITNKSLTDIMSSVANFFVMQRILTDGSSVTIIPTGPCTMIGPTACYAGHMFMGSFLEHNLIWLIACYLFRYYILYVCDPSIKSIIFAAFLVYTPSFVHMAMWIKLFDAEQMEIKMNETELFANELEFPEMQLTGRIVYWSSIVVYVQLVFTALLVVIAYTWIRNVLINFLISMGVSLSKDVKIINRQLVKILTFQVCIPIWIFLGVFFFLAMYTQSTRPDTLQYAITISFMLAPVVSPFAYIFFVPHYWNFCIGKKYVAPANSSICGTSATCGSVEKKSVA; from the exons ATGTACTTCGGTACCTACCAAATCATCCATGCAATCCTCTCCATTTTCGGCGTCGGAATCAACATTTTCCTACTGTTTCTGGCACTGACCAAGTCTCCGAAGATTATGCGTCCATGCTCTGCTCTAATCACCAACAAGTCATTGACTGATATAATGTCTTCAGtggcaaacttttttgttatgCAAAG AATCCTCACCGACGGATCATCAGTCACCATCATACCGACCGGCCCTTGCACCATGATTGGCCCAACTGCTTGCTATGCAGGTCACATGTTTATGGGAAGCTTTTTGGAGCACAACTTGATCTGGCTCATTGCTTGTTACCTATTCCGTTACTATATCCTCTATGTCTGTGATCCTTCAATCAAAAGCATCATCTTCGCCGCATTTCTTGTCTATACCCCGAGCTTTGTTCACATGGCAATGTGGATTAAGTTGTTCGATGCAGAGCAgatggaaattaaaatgaatgaaactgAACTTTTTGCCAACGAGCTGGAATTTCCAGAGATGCAGCTAACCGGCCGTATAGTGTATTGGAGTTCAATTGTCGTCTACGTTCAACTCGTGTTCACAGCGCTTTTGGTTGTAATCGCCTACACCTGGATAAGAAATGTGCTCATTAACTTTCTCATAAGCATGGGAGTCTCTCTCTCCAAGGATGTCAAGATTATCAATCGGCAATTGGTTAAG ATCCTAACATTCCAAGTGTGCATTCCCATCTGGATCTTCCTCGgtgtcttcttcttcctcgCCATGTACACCCAATCCACTCGACCCGACACTCTACAGTATGCCATCACAATTTCTTTCATGTTGGCTCCAGTTGTCTCACCATTTGCGTACATCTTCTTTGTACCCCATTACTGGAACTTTTGCATTGGCAAGAAATATGTTGCTCCAGCAAATTCATCGATTTGTGGAACCTCGGCGACTTGTGGCAGTGTGGAAAAGAAATCTGTGGCTTGA